From the genome of Sphingobacterium kitahiroshimense, one region includes:
- the mnmA gene encoding tRNA 2-thiouridine(34) synthase MnmA, producing MSKRGRVLVAMSGGVDSSVAAVMLHEQGYEVIGITMKTWDYAASGGSSKETGCCSLDSINDARSLAVNYGFPHYILDIRDEFGDFVIDNFVDEYIAGRTPNPCVLCNTHIKWEALMKRANKLDCEFIATGHYANIRLHDNNRYVISKGKDENKDQSYVLWGVAQENLARTQFPLGSFTKKEIRQMALDMGQVELANKAESYEICFVPDNDYRAFLRHKVPTLDQQIGPGNFILTDGTVVGQHIGYPYFTIGQRKGLGIALGKPMFVVEILPESNTVVLGEEHELEKSFAYVRNVNLVKYASLEQPMEAISKVRYKDAGALSTISQQGDMVKIDFVHNVKGIAPGQSAVFYEGNDLIGGGFLMK from the coding sequence ATGAGTAAAAGAGGAAGAGTATTAGTTGCTATGAGTGGGGGTGTTGACAGTTCGGTCGCGGCTGTCATGCTTCATGAACAAGGATATGAAGTCATAGGGATCACGATGAAGACTTGGGACTATGCTGCTTCTGGTGGCTCGTCTAAGGAGACCGGATGCTGTAGCTTGGATAGTATCAACGATGCACGTTCTTTGGCGGTGAATTATGGTTTCCCACATTATATACTGGATATTAGAGATGAGTTTGGCGATTTTGTTATTGACAACTTTGTTGATGAATATATTGCCGGCCGTACGCCAAACCCTTGTGTATTGTGTAATACCCATATCAAATGGGAGGCTTTAATGAAACGCGCCAATAAATTGGACTGCGAATTTATTGCTACAGGTCACTATGCCAATATTCGTCTTCACGATAATAACCGTTACGTGATTTCGAAAGGTAAGGATGAAAACAAAGATCAGTCTTATGTACTTTGGGGTGTTGCACAGGAAAACCTGGCACGTACGCAATTTCCATTGGGATCGTTCACGAAAAAAGAAATTCGCCAGATGGCATTGGATATGGGACAGGTGGAGCTTGCTAATAAAGCGGAAAGCTATGAAATCTGTTTTGTACCGGATAATGACTACCGTGCATTCTTAAGACATAAAGTGCCTACTTTGGATCAACAGATCGGTCCTGGTAACTTTATCCTAACAGATGGTACTGTGGTAGGACAGCATATCGGTTATCCTTATTTTACGATCGGACAGCGTAAAGGTCTTGGTATCGCATTGGGTAAACCGATGTTTGTAGTCGAGATCCTTCCGGAGAGTAATACCGTGGTGCTGGGTGAAGAACATGAGCTTGAAAAATCATTCGCTTATGTGCGGAATGTAAATTTGGTTAAATATGCTTCTTTGGAGCAGCCTATGGAAGCGATATCTAAGGTGCGTTATAAAGATGCTGGTGCTCTATCTACAATCTCACAACAGGGGGACATGGTAAAGATCGACTTTGTACATAATGTAAAAGGTATTGCTCCTGGTCAATCGGCTGTTTTCTATGA